From the Bacteroidia bacterium genome, the window TTTAGATTTCAAAAGGGCTATGGCGTGTTGAATAAGTTTTTTACCTATTCCTTTATTTTGATAATTCTTGGCTACTGCCATACCTCTCAAGCGGTATGCATTCACGTTAGGCAGGTCGGGCATGCTCTCAACATGAAAAGATGCGATACCTACCAACTCATTTCCTTCAAAATATCCTAGATGAAAGCTACCAGGTAGAGCATCTTCGGGATTAGCGCACTGTTCAGGGGGAACTTTACCCCATCGGAGAATTTCTGAACGCAGGGGATAAGTTTGCTCGGCTGAAATTTCTCGTATCATACTAATTGAAATTTGGCAATTCAATTTCATTAAGATTAAGTTCACTTATGTCATTGATGCGGTTAGCTAAATTTTGTAGAAAGCCATCTTGTAAGTTGCCTATTCGCAGCGCTTCAGCGTAAGGAATGGTAGTGTGAGTAACTAAATTGTATTGTGGAGTAAATTTTTCCCCAAAATGTTCGTATAGTTTTTGTTCAATTTGTTTGCGAAGTAAGAATTTTTTATCTGCTACTTTGGACTGCATTTCTACGAAATTTTGAAGGGCTAGCTGACAAATAGCATCGGCATTAGGTTTTCGTAAATGGTAGTATTCCTGAAAAATTTTATCCCATTGATTAGGATATTTATCTATAATAGATTGCAGGATAAAGCAGTCTTCAAAAGAAGCATTGGCACCTTGTCCATAAAAAGGTACAATAGCATGGCAAGCGTCCCCAATTAAAACAATTTTATCCTTGTAGTACCATGGCGCGCACTGAATATAGACCAACGTAGATACAGGATTTTGGCGATATTCAGCAACTAAATTAGGCATAAGTGCTTTTGCGTCAGGAAAGTTAGTTTCAAAAAAAGTTTCAATCTGCGTATCCGTGCTAATACTGTCAAAGCTGATTTGACCTTCGAAAGGTAGGAATAGCGTACAAGTGAATGAGCCATCTGTATTAGGTAAAGCAATCAACATGTAATCGTGTCTTGGCCATATATGAAGGGCGTTTTTTTCTATCAAAAAAGTGCCGTTCGGTCCTGGAGGAATAGTTAATTCTTTGTAGCCCCAATCTAAAAAGGTTTGTGAATAGTTAAAACGCTCTACTTTGAAAGTATTTTGCCGAACCGCAGAAAAAGCACCATCTGCACCAATAACTACTTGTGCTTCTAAGCTAGTTTCTTCTTTTGTAAGCTCGTTCCAAAAGTGGAGTTTTACATGCGTTTCGAATTTTTCAAGGTTAATACAGCGATGATTAAAAAAAATTCTTACGCCGTTTTGCTCGGCGGCATTCATCAAAGCAATGTTTAGCGCTGATCGAGAAACTGAATAAATCACTTCATGTTCATGAATACCATACGGTTGAAATGTAGTATTCTTTTGAGCATCGTGTATCATGCGCCCTCGCATAGGAATAGCAATTTTGAGTATATCCTGCCAAAGATTAACCTGTTCAAGCGCGTGTATACCTCGTTTGGAAATAGCCAAGTTAATAGACTTGCCGCGTTCCCAATTATGTATGCGCATGTCAGGGCGGCGTTCATAAACGACCACCTCATAGCCTTTTTTAGCTAAGTAAATAGCCATTAAAGAACCTGCTAAACCCGCGCCAACTATGGTAATCATTGCAGTAAAGATACAAAAAGTCAAATAGGCAGCCAATTTTTTTGTAAATTTTATTAGCTTTGTAAAAATTATGCGAGTGCTGGCAATTGACTACGGATTGAAGCGAACAGGATTAGCCATTTCAGATGTTCTGAAAATAACAGTTACAGGATTGCCTACTATACCTTCGCAAGAAATATGGCGCACACTTTCCGATTTATTGCAAACCTATCCTATTGAAACGATTGTAATAGGATTACCTAAAACTCTACAAAATACTGATACAGATATGACCAAGCCCGTACAGGAGCTTTATGAAAAAATCAAACAAAAATATCCTAACCAAAAGGTAATTCTTTGGGATGAGCGTTTGACTTCTGTATTAGCACAAAAAACCCTGCGTGCAGCAGGGCTGTCCAAAAAGAAAAGGCAGGACAAAAAAGTTATTGACCAAATGAGTGCTACATTGATATTGCAAAGCTACTTGCAGAGTCTATAAAACTAAGTCTATCTTTTCTTTCTGAATAAGTAACGAGTAAGGTAAATTCCTTGCTTACCTCCATCGGTGGGGCTTTGTACTCCTGCGGTTACGTGTTGTAGTTCCCAACCCTTACCACACATCTCATTGATTTTTTCAACAATTTTTTTGTTATTAGAAGTGATGTTACCAAAATTAATACCTACCAAGCTGTAAAGGTTTTCCATCTCTGTTTCGGTAGTGTTACCTTTTTCATCTGTTATGAGCATTTTAGAGCGTCCCAAGCCCCCAGGAATGATAGACTCAACTGTGGTTACTTGCATGTACACATCTCCGCCTGCTTCGTTTTTAGGTTTGAAGCTGAAGAAGATAACAGCGGATGCTACCAACAGAAACGCTGTAAGCCCAGCAAAAAGATAGTTTTTCATAGTACGCAAATGTTTGATTACATTGCAAATATATCACTAATATGTGAAACTTACATAAAATATCCATTAAAAAACTGTGTTTCACACAAACTTAAAATTTTGATTCTGATTAAAATTCTAAAATAGTTTGATTTTTTGGGCGTGCCCCTTGCTGACGCAAGGGTCGGGGCATTCCGCACGTAGCCCGTAGCACGCCGACCTTGTGGGCATGAGCGCAAGCGAAACGCCCACAAGGGCACGCCCAAACAAATAAAATTTAAACCTTTTACTCAATTATTCTCACAAACTTACAGCAGTGTACAGTCAGTATCTCAAATTTTCACTCTATCAATATCGGTATAGATTGAAGTTTATTGTCGTTTTGCAAAGTAAGTAGATACATGCCCTTAGCCATTTGACCTAGTTCAATCTCATTTAATCCTTGTTTGGCTACAAAAGACATTACTCTTCTGCCGTAACTATCATACAAAGTAGCTTGGGCAAGATGATCAATTTGGAGATAAAGCTTTTCTTGCACAGGGTTAGGATAAATTTTGACTTCAAACACAGGTTCGTTTTGTAGCCCCGTAGCCATATTTATCGTAACATTGATAGAGTTGCTTTTAGTGCAAGCCCCCAGAGTAACAGTTACACTTACCGTTCCTGTACCTGCACTTCCCCATTGAACCATGATGCTATTTGTACCTGCACCTGAAATAATAGTTCCCCCTGTAACATTCCAATTATAGCTTGCCCCTGTGGTACTAGGCACGCTATATGAGTAAATTAGATTTTCCACAACTGTGGTAGGACCTGTAATAGTAGCACTTGGCGAAGGATTAACTGTAACTATGACATAATTTCTAAAACTTGTCTTTCCTCCTGAAACCACTTCTGCAAAGTAAGTTGTTGTTGAAGAAGGGGTTACAGTTAATGTGCTACCTGTGCCAATAGGAAATCCACCGCTGCCCGAAGTGTACCAATAAATAGTACCAGCACCCGTAGCTTGTAAAGTAACAGGGTTACCTGCACAAATGGTGGTATCCTTAGTAATTATAGTAGGCGCTGGTGGGGCATCCCATTTGAACATACCTCCTGTAAAAGCGTCTATGTTAAAACTACCTGAAAAACCTGTATTTGAGTTGATAAAGCTGGTATGTGCATGCTGTACGTTATCTATATTATTCCAGGTAGCACCATCATCACAAGTGTAGGCACTGCCAGGCATAGTGCCAAAAATAGAACCAATTACATAAGTTCCACGCGTGCCGGGTACATAAGCAATAGTAGTTTTTGCATCTAATCCACCTGTAATACCTGTGCTAAGCATAGTCCAAGTGTTGCCGCCATCCGTAGTTTTGATAATACCTGCGTTACTGCTGCCTACCAAGCCAATAGCTAATCCGTTTAAGCTGTCTTTGAAAGCTAATCCCACAATATACACATTGCTTGCAAAAGGTGTGTTATGTACCGTCCAATTCAGTCCTTTGTTGTTAGATTTATATATTCTGCCTTGTGTAGTGCCGAACCATATTTTATTTCCGACTACGGCATAAGAGTTAGTTAAGCCGTACTCACTTGCAGTCAAAGGGGGAGGTATATTTGAAGAGGGGACTCTTACCCAGTTTGTGCCACCATTGGTTGTAGTGTAAATTTCATAGTAGCCCCCGTTTGGATCGCCCATGCAGAAGCCTTCGTTTGCATTAAAGAAGTGAATCACATTACCAAAACCCGCAGGTGGACTAAAAGTAGCCGTAGGTTGTACAAACCAATTAGCCCCGCCATCGTTGGTTCGGATAACTTTTCCTCCTCCTGTGCTACCGTTGTACATAATTACCCAAGCAGTGTCTTTGTTTAGCGCGAAAAGTTGCGCTGTGCTGTATCCTGATATACCTGGGGCATTGTAAACGCCAGGTGTCCAAGTAGCTCCTCCATTTAGAGTGCGCGTAAACTCATGCACAATAGCACTTGAACCCGAACCATCATAAGCACTTGCCCATACTACATTCGGATTAACGATAGATACATTTGTAATTCCTCTGCTAGGGGTTGTAAAACCTGTAGCTTGAGTTTGCCAGCTCTGTGCATGAGCTACTCCAAACATGCAAAGTAGAGCAAGTATGTATGGATAATTCTTCATGGTATTTGCCAATAATAGACAAAGTTAAGCAATTGAATTGATAATGCAAACTCGATTTTTGTTGAGCAGAGATGAAGTTGCTCAAAGGACTCTTGTAGCCTTAGGCTACAATTTAATCCATCGCCCGACATATCTTTGATTAGAACAATCTAAAACAATTAAGTATGTTCCTTGTGAAAGTGTAGGTGCGTAACAATCAAGAGTATTTTGAACCTCTTGGGCATTCCATACTTCGTTAGCTACTAAAATTTTTCCTGATAGGTCTGTAACCAAAAGATTCATTCTGCCTACATAACTAAAATTTTGAAGATATGGGGCTTGTGTAGAAGGATTAGGGTATAGATGCAAACTTATAGCATTATTTTCAAACATGTTTGCGTCAATATTGCTGGTAGCTATCTTGTACCGATAACGCACTTGGGTAGGTGTAAAGCCGAATAGGTTTGTATTACCGCGTACCTCCAAAATTGGAAAACGTTCTCCTTTGGCTAACCATTTATATTCGGTTATATTAACAGGAAAGCCTAAATTTATAGTGGTCGGAAAAGTAATTAAAAGTGAGTCTATTTCTGCAATAGTAGACTTTACTCGCAAACAGTTGAATGTACCGTAAACTGTGGTAATTTTACCCCATCCATCTACCAAGTTAATCCGATATCCTTTGCGAATAAATTTTCCCAAACCAGGAATTTCCATTGCTAATCTGAAAGTAGAACTATCCCTGTCATTATATTCAAGCGGGAATTGATAAATTTCATCATCATCAGTGTAGGTAGCTGCTAGGGGAAGCCCTGAATAGGTCAAGCCATATCCTTCAGCCTTGAATACAGTGCTAGTTTTTCCATAGAAGTCCCAAATATTGTGAAATGTTAAAAATGAAAATCCAATACTATCGGCTATTTTAGTGCCATATTTGCCAAAGAAAGCGGAATAAAATGCATACGGAGTGCTAGACGCGCTTTTATATGCCGCCACATCTTGGCTGGTACAATTAAGATTAGTAAAATTCCATACATGGTTAGGACCTGTTAAAGTGAAGTCATACCCACCTGAGGTAGGGCTAGCATTGCAGTATCTTAAAGTATCGCCCACAACTGGCATATCTGTGCTTGTGATAGTAATTTGAGCAATAGCCAACTGTAAAGACACAAAGCAAGTTAATAACAAATTTATGTACCTTAACATAACACAAAAATACTCAATTTTTCTTTTGTTTTAATTTATTTTGATAGTATTTTTATGTATGCTTACAAATGAGAAAATTCAATCTCTCGCTGCTTCCTCTGATATACTACTTGAAGCTCAAAGCATAAGCACTAACTTTTTTAATACAGGCACAAAAGAGTATTTTTATTGGGGAGAATATCAAGGCAGTGGAGCTAACCCATATACCATAATCTTCGATGCATCAGTGTTAGCTTATAGCTGTTCATGTCCTGCGTCAAAAAGACAAAAAATTTGTAAGCATGTATTAGGTTTAATGATAAAAGCGCTTCAAAAGCCCGAAGAATTTTTACCTGATGAACCTCCTACTTGGGCTGAAAAATGGATAAAAAAACACATACAAGATAAATATGTTACAAATGAAGTTCAAAAGCCTGTTATAGGCTTAGCTCGCATCAGAGGGGCAAAATCAAAGGAAGCGCAAAGAAGAGAAAGCCAAATGACTGAAGGTTTAGAACTACTTAAATCCTACCTCAATAACGTACTTGATGAAGGAACCACACTTGCGTTTACGTGGGATTATCAAAGCAAGCTCTCCTTAGTCAATTCACTCAATGCTGCAAAAATGCCTGAATTAGCTCATTTAATAGACCAAGAGTTAAAAAACAATCCCGCAGAAACCATTGCTAAAAGCGCTATTTTGTGGAATTTATGGCAAAAAAGGGATATTCTTTCTCCTGAATTTCAAGAAATTTTACTCAACGCGCTAGGTAGTTATCTAAAAAAGGAACAGGTTCAACAATATGGCGATATAGTCAAAGATAGGTGGCTATGCGTAGGATACTATGCAGACAAACGAACAAAACCGACCATAATGCTAATTCATCACTGGATTTTGATAGGTCAAAATACAGGTCAGTGGACTTATGTTGTAGACACAGAAGTTTTTGTTGCAAAATTAACAGGGTCAAATAAACAAACTGTTCTTAACTTAGAAAAAGGTCAATTGTATGAAGGTAGTATTGCTTATTACCCTGGCTTGCAAAAAGGTATTTTGTTATCGGACTGGCGAGAATGTCAAGATGAAAGTGAATTTAGTCTTACACGACCAGTGACTGCGCACCATTTGGATGAAAGTATAAGTAAATTACCTTTGTTTTTCTCTTTGCATGTTAAATCGCCTGTGTATCTAAAAAAGGTAAGTGCTACGTTATACCACATCCAAGCACAGAATAAAGTATATGTCTTTGAAGGAAATTTAGAAAATTTATGGGCTACACAAGGTAAAGAAGGGATTACCTTAATCTACTTACAAATATATCCTCATTCCATTATACCTTTGGGCGGGATATTACACAACAATACCTACATTTTGCTTGAAACTGACATAAACAAAAGCCTGCGAAAACAGGCTAAACTTTCTGAAACCTTAAAAAAACACCTTGAAGCAGGTAAAAAGTTAGGACCTATCCAAGTTCCTGGGCTAGATAACACAGGATTAGAACCTATTCAGCAGTGGGCAAGAGCTTTTTTAGTCTACAACTACATTCTTTGCGATGATTCTTGTTCTTTTCCTGCGGCTTTTTAAGTCAATCTATGTCCTTTATATATTCCGTAATTAAAGTCTGTTTAACAAGCCCCAGGCTTTTTGCAAAGCAAGTTATTGTGTTTGTTCACTACTATTTTTTCAAAAACGTGCATAAATTACCTAAAAATGCTTGCTGAAAAATAGTGTAATTCTTTGTTTTTTTGGGCGTGCCCCTTGCTGACGCAAGGGTCGGGGCATTCCGCACGTAGCCCGTAGCACGCCGACCTTGTGGGCATGAGCGCAAGCGAAATGCCCACAAGGGCACGCCCAAAAAATTAAAAATCTATTCAAATTTCGCATGCTGCTTACCAAAAATAGCTTATTCTCTGACATAAGTATGAAAAAATGTAAGAATTTGTCATGTTAAATTCAACCCCTTCGGACAATTTGTCATGCAGTATTCTAAAAACTCATTGAAAATCAAACAGTTTTATTTTTTGGCACATAGATTGAATTTGTATGGCACAGAAAGGAGAACTTGAATATGAACGAAAAAATAAGTTTAGTAAGCCCATTCTTAAAACCTTCCTTATTTGATGAAGTATTCAGCAACTTGTTCAAAGTAGAAGAAGACTTCAACTTCATGCCCCGCACTGATATCAAAGAAACCGCTGATGACTATAAAATTGAAATAGCCATTCCAGGGGTTAAAAAAGAAGACATAACCATTGAGCAAAAAGAAAACTATCTAATCGTAACTGCGGAACATAAGGAAAGCCGCGAAGAGAACACTACTTACCACTTGAAAGAAATCAAATACGGTAAGTACAAACGTTCCTTCCGTTTGCCCAACAACATTCAAAAAGACAATATTCAAGCTAAATTTGAAAATGGCATTCTAACCATTACTCTACCTAAGATGCCTGTACAAGAACCTGTAAAACAACTTATTAGAATAGACTAAAACAGATATTCAAGAGATATGCCCATGAGTATTTACACTTATGGGCATTTTTATTTTTCACAAATACAATGAACACAAAAACAAAAATTTACTTGCTACTTTGAGGTTACTGTGTTAATTTTGCGCGTTGTTTTTGAACAACTGCTATGGGAAAGAAAAAAAGTAAAGAAGCACGCGTGCAAGTTATTTTGGAATGTACTGAACATAGAGCTAGTGGTATGCCAGGCATTTCTAGGTATATCACTACAAAAAATCGTAAAAATACGCCTGAGCGGCTAGAGCTTAGAAAGTACAATCCTATCCTCAAACGTGTAACTATTCATAAGGAGATTAAATAATGGCAAAGAAAGTAGTAGCAACCTTCAAGTCAGGTGAAAAACAAAACTGGGCAAAAGTAGTCAAAGCGGTAAAGAATAAAGATGGCAACTATTCATTTCAAGAGGTCATGGTACCTGTGGACAGGGTACACGAAGTAATTAAAGAATCCAAAAACCTCAAGTAGTGCATGAGCAAAAAGCGGGTTTTGATTACAGGTGGGGCGGGCTTTCTAGGCTCGCACCTCTGTGATCGTATGCTGGCTGAAGGTTTTGAAGTCATTGCGATGGACAACCTGATCACAGGTAACATGGACAACATCGCACACTTGCTTGGAAACCGAAATTTTACCTTCATACAATACGATGTAACTAACTACGTACATGTAACAGGCGAACTGCATTATATTTTACACTTTGCCTCACCAGCAAGTCCCGTAGATTATCTTAAACTACCTATCCAAACCTTAAAAGTAGGGGCACTAGGCACACATAAAATTTTAGGTTTAGCCAAAGCTAAAAAGGCCCGCATGCTTTTAGCATCTACCTCAGAGGTCTATGGCGATCCCTTAGTGCATCCTCAAACAGAAGAATACTGGGGGAATGTCAACCCTATTGGAGTGCGTGGCGTGTACGATGAAGCTAAGCGCTTTGCCGAAGCTATTACTATGGCATATCATCGCTATCATGGGGTAGATACTAGAATTGTTCGCATTTTCAACACCTACGGACCGCGCATGCGTTTAGATGATGGCAGAGCTATTCCTGCTTTTATGAGTCAAGCTTTACGCGGAGAAGATATCACTGTATTCGGCGATGGCTCTCAAACTCGAAGCTTCTGCTACGTTTCTGATTTAATTGAAGGTATATTCAGATTACTTATGAGCAATATTGTTGAACCTATCAATCTCGGTAATCCTGATGAAATCTCCCTTTTAGACTTTGCAAAAGAAATTCAAGCACTTACAGGAACTAAAAGCAAAATTGTATTCAAACCCCTACCACAGGATGACCCCAAAGTGCGCAGACCCGATATTACCAAAGCACAAACCTTATTGGACTGGACACCTAAAGTGTCTCGCCAAGAAGGGTTAAAGCTCACTTATGAATACTTCAAAAGCAAAATTTTATGAACCTTGTAACAAATAAAACCCGTGCAAAACTTTATATTTTATAGTAGTCAATTTTATGTTCTGAACAGAACTTTTTTATTGCCTGAATAAGTTCCCCCGTCTGATGTAGGTTAGCTTTATATCTATATGAATCTATCTTTTTAAGTAAGGCAGAGAGCTGATCAACTCTTTCGCTGCCATATTTTTTTTCATAAGCTTGAAGTATTTCTGCATTGCTACTATTTTGATTTATGCGTAGGTGCCCAATTAAGTATTTTCTAAATCTGCTAGCTACATCATTAAGAATGGCAGTATGGGCTTTATTTTTTTCATAAAGATG encodes:
- a CDS encoding GNAT family N-acetyltransferase; this translates as MIREISAEQTYPLRSEILRWGKVPPEQCANPEDALPGSFHLGYFEGNELVGIASFHVESMPDLPNVNAYRLRGMAVAKNYQNKGIGKKLIQHAIALLKSKNVAYLWCNARTSAMYFYEKMNFEIFSEEFDIPNIGPHYRMRIKL
- a CDS encoding FAD-dependent monooxygenase encodes the protein MITIVGAGLAGSLMAIYLAKKGYEVVVYERRPDMRIHNWERGKSINLAISKRGIHALEQVNLWQDILKIAIPMRGRMIHDAQKNTTFQPYGIHEHEVIYSVSRSALNIALMNAAEQNGVRIFFNHRCINLEKFETHVKLHFWNELTKEETSLEAQVVIGADGAFSAVRQNTFKVERFNYSQTFLDWGYKELTIPPGPNGTFLIEKNALHIWPRHDYMLIALPNTDGSFTCTLFLPFEGQISFDSISTDTQIETFFETNFPDAKALMPNLVAEYRQNPVSTLVYIQCAPWYYKDKIVLIGDACHAIVPFYGQGANASFEDCFILQSIIDKYPNQWDKIFQEYYHLRKPNADAICQLALQNFVEMQSKVADKKFLLRKQIEQKLYEHFGEKFTPQYNLVTHTTIPYAEALRIGNLQDGFLQNLANRINDISELNLNEIELPNFN
- the ruvX gene encoding Holliday junction resolvase RuvX, which encodes MRVLAIDYGLKRTGLAISDVLKITVTGLPTIPSQEIWRTLSDLLQTYPIETIVIGLPKTLQNTDTDMTKPVQELYEKIKQKYPNQKVILWDERLTSVLAQKTLRAAGLSKKKRQDKKVIDQMSATLILQSYLQSL
- a CDS encoding YCF48-related protein produces the protein MKNYPYILALLCMFGVAHAQSWQTQATGFTTPSRGITNVSIVNPNVVWASAYDGSGSSAIVHEFTRTLNGGATWTPGVYNAPGISGYSTAQLFALNKDTAWVIMYNGSTGGGKVIRTNDGGANWFVQPTATFSPPAGFGNVIHFFNANEGFCMGDPNGGYYEIYTTTNGGTNWVRVPSSNIPPPLTASEYGLTNSYAVVGNKIWFGTTQGRIYKSNNKGLNWTVHNTPFASNVYIVGLAFKDSLNGLAIGLVGSSNAGIIKTTDGGNTWTMLSTGITGGLDAKTTIAYVPGTRGTYVIGSIFGTMPGSAYTCDDGATWNNIDNVQHAHTSFINSNTGFSGSFNIDAFTGGMFKWDAPPAPTIITKDTTICAGNPVTLQATGAGTIYWYTSGSGGFPIGTGSTLTVTPSSTTTYFAEVVSGGKTSFRNYVIVTVNPSPSATITGPTTVVENLIYSYSVPSTTGASYNWNVTGGTIISGAGTNSIMVQWGSAGTGTVSVTVTLGACTKSNSINVTINMATGLQNEPVFEVKIYPNPVQEKLYLQIDHLAQATLYDSYGRRVMSFVAKQGLNEIELGQMAKGMYLLTLQNDNKLQSIPILIE
- a CDS encoding T9SS type A sorting domain-containing protein is translated as MLRYINLLLTCFVSLQLAIAQITITSTDMPVVGDTLRYCNASPTSGGYDFTLTGPNHVWNFTNLNCTSQDVAAYKSASSTPYAFYSAFFGKYGTKIADSIGFSFLTFHNIWDFYGKTSTVFKAEGYGLTYSGLPLAATYTDDDEIYQFPLEYNDRDSSTFRLAMEIPGLGKFIRKGYRINLVDGWGKITTVYGTFNCLRVKSTIAEIDSLLITFPTTINLGFPVNITEYKWLAKGERFPILEVRGNTNLFGFTPTQVRYRYKIATSNIDANMFENNAISLHLYPNPSTQAPYLQNFSYVGRMNLLVTDLSGKILVANEVWNAQEVQNTLDCYAPTLSQGTYLIVLDCSNQRYVGRWIKL
- a CDS encoding SWIM zinc finger domain-containing protein encodes the protein MLTNEKIQSLAASSDILLEAQSISTNFFNTGTKEYFYWGEYQGSGANPYTIIFDASVLAYSCSCPASKRQKICKHVLGLMIKALQKPEEFLPDEPPTWAEKWIKKHIQDKYVTNEVQKPVIGLARIRGAKSKEAQRRESQMTEGLELLKSYLNNVLDEGTTLAFTWDYQSKLSLVNSLNAAKMPELAHLIDQELKNNPAETIAKSAILWNLWQKRDILSPEFQEILLNALGSYLKKEQVQQYGDIVKDRWLCVGYYADKRTKPTIMLIHHWILIGQNTGQWTYVVDTEVFVAKLTGSNKQTVLNLEKGQLYEGSIAYYPGLQKGILLSDWRECQDESEFSLTRPVTAHHLDESISKLPLFFSLHVKSPVYLKKVSATLYHIQAQNKVYVFEGNLENLWATQGKEGITLIYLQIYPHSIIPLGGILHNNTYILLETDINKSLRKQAKLSETLKKHLEAGKKLGPIQVPGLDNTGLEPIQQWARAFLVYNYILCDDSCSFPAAF
- a CDS encoding Hsp20/alpha crystallin family protein, whose product is MNEKISLVSPFLKPSLFDEVFSNLFKVEEDFNFMPRTDIKETADDYKIEIAIPGVKKEDITIEQKENYLIVTAEHKESREENTTYHLKEIKYGKYKRSFRLPNNIQKDNIQAKFENGILTITLPKMPVQEPVKQLIRID
- the rpmG gene encoding 50S ribosomal protein L33, with the translated sequence MGKKKSKEARVQVILECTEHRASGMPGISRYITTKNRKNTPERLELRKYNPILKRVTIHKEIK
- a CDS encoding DUF4295 domain-containing protein — its product is MAKKVVATFKSGEKQNWAKVVKAVKNKDGNYSFQEVMVPVDRVHEVIKESKNLK
- a CDS encoding SDR family oxidoreductase is translated as MSKKRVLITGGAGFLGSHLCDRMLAEGFEVIAMDNLITGNMDNIAHLLGNRNFTFIQYDVTNYVHVTGELHYILHFASPASPVDYLKLPIQTLKVGALGTHKILGLAKAKKARMLLASTSEVYGDPLVHPQTEEYWGNVNPIGVRGVYDEAKRFAEAITMAYHRYHGVDTRIVRIFNTYGPRMRLDDGRAIPAFMSQALRGEDITVFGDGSQTRSFCYVSDLIEGIFRLLMSNIVEPINLGNPDEISLLDFAKEIQALTGTKSKIVFKPLPQDDPKVRRPDITKAQTLLDWTPKVSRQEGLKLTYEYFKSKIL